A genome region from Longimicrobiales bacterium includes the following:
- a CDS encoding RNA methyltransferase yields the protein MLSRAQATRVKALHRRKGREESGEFLVEGIRQVEDLIASPVVPRLALISPSLEDTARGRDLGARVRAIAPTVDVSDTELGGLATTETTQGIVVVATIPRTTLEDVPLRDRALIIVLDAVQDPGNFGTIVRSADAFGAALVVALPGTVDPWNPKSVRSAAGSSLRIPIVETTLETVLAQLRAHGALLLGADMAGENVEEVRHDGPVALALGNEGAGLGDAVRAACDRLVSVPIGGSAESLNVGVAAGILMYLLSRTS from the coding sequence ATGCTGAGCAGGGCTCAGGCGACCAGGGTAAAAGCGCTCCACCGCAGGAAGGGGCGCGAGGAATCAGGCGAGTTCCTGGTGGAAGGGATCCGCCAGGTCGAGGACCTCATCGCATCGCCGGTTGTCCCCCGCCTGGCGCTGATTTCGCCCTCACTGGAGGACACTGCACGCGGTCGTGACCTCGGCGCGCGCGTGCGCGCGATCGCGCCCACGGTCGATGTCTCCGATACCGAGCTGGGCGGGCTGGCGACCACAGAAACGACTCAGGGTATCGTTGTGGTCGCCACGATACCACGCACCACGCTCGAGGATGTGCCGCTGCGTGACAGGGCGCTGATCATTGTGCTCGATGCCGTGCAGGACCCGGGCAACTTCGGCACGATCGTACGCAGCGCCGATGCTTTCGGCGCGGCACTCGTCGTTGCACTGCCGGGCACGGTCGATCCCTGGAATCCGAAGTCAGTGCGCTCGGCGGCCGGCTCATCCCTGCGCATTCCGATCGTCGAAACAACGCTCGAGACGGTACTCGCGCAACTCCGCGCACACGGAGCGCTGCTGCTTGGTGCCGACATGGCCGGTGAGAACGTCGAGGAAGTGCGTCATGATGGACCGGTGGCACTGGCGCTTGGCAATGAAGGCGCCGGACTCGGCGATGCCGTGCGCGCCGCGTGCGACCGGCTCGTATCGGTACCGATCGGCGGCTCGGCCGAATCACTCAACGTCGGTGTTGCAGCCGGCATCCTCATGTATCTGCTGTCGAGGACCTCGTGA
- a CDS encoding M48 family metallopeptidase, which translates to MIRLKQWFRRPVALALVAGSTAAVGACGISHQQEVQMGQEYSAEINRQLPLVNDAAVTRYVNNLGRSIAQQGNRQYNYNFYVVNASQINAFAVPGGHVYVNRGLIERTRNMSELAGVLAHEIAHVELRHGVEQMEKMQAANLGLSLGYVLLGRAPTGAEEAVIGVGGTAYFANHSRGAENEADASAVSLLANSGINPNGLTSFFNVLISDQQRRPSTVEQWFSTHPLTQDRVENTQAYINRLSPSQRGGRTDDAGYSSMKSRLRGYRPAAS; encoded by the coding sequence ATGATTCGCCTCAAGCAGTGGTTCCGGAGACCCGTCGCGCTGGCGCTCGTCGCCGGCAGCACGGCGGCAGTCGGCGCCTGCGGCATATCGCACCAGCAGGAAGTCCAGATGGGGCAAGAGTATTCGGCCGAGATCAATCGGCAGCTGCCCCTCGTCAATGACGCAGCCGTCACCCGCTACGTAAACAACCTCGGCCGGTCGATCGCCCAGCAGGGCAACCGGCAGTACAACTACAACTTCTACGTGGTTAACGCGTCGCAGATCAATGCGTTCGCGGTGCCCGGCGGGCACGTCTACGTGAACCGTGGTCTGATCGAGCGCACGCGGAACATGTCGGAGCTGGCCGGCGTGCTCGCCCATGAGATCGCGCACGTCGAGCTGCGCCACGGCGTGGAGCAGATGGAGAAGATGCAGGCGGCGAACCTCGGTCTGTCGCTCGGCTACGTCCTGCTCGGACGCGCCCCTACGGGTGCGGAAGAGGCAGTGATCGGCGTCGGCGGCACGGCATACTTCGCGAATCACAGCCGCGGTGCGGAGAACGAGGCCGATGCGTCGGCCGTATCGCTGCTCGCCAACAGCGGCATCAACCCGAACGGTCTGACGTCGTTCTTCAACGTACTGATCTCCGACCAGCAGCGTCGGCCGAGTACCGTGGAGCAGTGGTTCTCCACGCACCCGCTGACGCAGGACCGTGTCGAAAACACACAGGCCTATATCAACCGTCTGTCGCCCAGCCAGCGCGGCGGGCGCACGGATGACGCCGGCTACTCTTCGATGAAGAGCCGGCTGCGTGGGTACCGCCCCGCCGCGAGCTGA
- a CDS encoding prepilin peptidase: MTESPDWLLWLFAGIVGAAIGSFLNVCIYRWPAEQSVVSPPSRCPSCGHALAWYDNIPIIGWIVLRGRCRYCGTGVSAQYPLIELAIALIWVAAAVRFGPTFAGLHSAIFLTILLGIAMTDAREMVIPDQFTLVGAAIGIALATVTGGVTFVHAILAAGLGYVLLWVVKLAAEKALGKPALGIGDIHMMVFVGAFLGAPGMLLTLMLGSVLGLVIGVPLTYARGRLTVMGSYLPLGTFLALGAAVAHVWGGAIIRWYLVWIGA, translated from the coding sequence GTGACTGAATCACCCGACTGGCTGCTCTGGCTGTTCGCGGGCATTGTGGGCGCTGCTATCGGCTCGTTTCTCAACGTGTGCATTTACCGGTGGCCCGCAGAACAGTCGGTGGTCAGCCCACCCTCGCGCTGCCCGTCCTGCGGGCATGCGCTCGCGTGGTACGACAATATCCCGATCATCGGCTGGATCGTGCTGCGCGGCCGCTGCCGCTACTGCGGAACCGGGGTGTCGGCACAGTATCCGCTCATCGAGCTCGCGATCGCGCTCATATGGGTCGCGGCCGCCGTGCGCTTCGGGCCCACGTTCGCCGGCCTGCACTCGGCCATCTTCCTGACGATCCTGCTTGGCATCGCTATGACCGACGCGCGCGAGATGGTCATTCCCGATCAGTTCACGCTCGTCGGCGCAGCGATCGGGATCGCACTCGCCACCGTCACGGGCGGCGTCACGTTCGTTCACGCCATCCTCGCGGCCGGGCTCGGCTACGTGCTGCTGTGGGTTGTGAAGCTCGCTGCGGAAAAGGCGCTCGGCAAACCGGCGCTCGGCATCGGTGACATCCACATGATGGTTTTCGTCGGTGCGTTCCTCGGCGCACCCGGCATGCTGCTGACGCTGATGCTCGGCTCCGTCCTCGGCCTCGTCATCGGCGTGCCCCTCACCTATGCGCGCGGGCGTCTCACGGTGATGGGCAGCTATCTCCCGCTCGGAACGTTCCTCGCCCTCGGCGCCGCCGTCGCACACGTATGGGGCGGCGCGATCATTCGCTGGTACCTGGTCTGGATCGGTGCGTGA